The sequence CCGAGTTGATCGTCCAAAACCCGTCTAAGGTACATTCTGTGGGCTCAATGAGTGGTGATGATGTGTGTCCAAAGTGATTTTCAAAATAAAAGAATCCATCGTCTGAAATATTTTTTTCAATATATCGAATGTATCCCGCAACAATGTCTCGATCCATTTCTTGCATTGAATCAATATTGATGGCCACATCAAACTTAAAAGGCTGACTTTCAAGTACATAGGCATTAATAAAATTAATTCCGCCTTTGAAAAACTCTACATTATCTTCACCGGCCTTGTGAGAAGTTTTTGCTGCGGGAAAGTTGGCTCTGAGGGACCATTCTTGGAATGAAAGAGTTTCTGGAATATCGACGATATAGAGAGTGATCTTATCATTAAAATAATTACGAAGTAAGGTAACAACACCACCTAGGCCTCCACCAATTTCCATGACTGTGGGTTCAGAAATATTTTTTGCTTCAATAGCGGTAATAATCTTTGCCGCATACAAAACGTGATGGATAAATCCGCTGCTGTAAACTTGACCAAAAAGCTTAATGTCTTTACGCGGAGAGCCAAAATCACTCTCCCCATAACTCAACAATTTTTTAACAATCGGATCACTTGCATCAAGAACTGTACGATCAATCAAGTAATGATTATCATCAACCCACGTATTCACCTTACTTTCAGGTGAAAGCATTTCAAGCATTGGAGTAAAAGAAAAATTTGTTTCCCAATGCTTAAGGGTTTGGGCCCAGGTATCTGAAAGGTTGGAATTGCTTGTATTGCAATTTTTGTAATGCCCTACGATTTCTTGATGCAGATCACGTAAATTGGTCATTGTGATTTTATCCTTTTATCGAAATTTACAAGGACTTTAGGACTTAAATTCAGGTGATGTCAAGGATCTGACAAAAATTCTTGCCCCCTTCCAGAACTTACGTTCAAGCTCAGCCAGGTAGCCTTCACTGCAGTCGATGGGGTAACCCACCAAATAGAGATAACTAAAAATATAGCGGGCTAAAATATTATTAATGATAAATGGAAGACGGAGTAAACCACCCTTTCGTAGTGCCTCAAGTTCCAATTTGCTAGGCTTTAAAATGAGAAGTGGAAGGAGCAGGCGCGTCTTGCGGGAGACTTTCCCATATCCATGTTTTTCAACAAATTTCTTCAATAAGCCATTTAGTACAAGAGTATCAATGGTATCAAAATTGTCCTGCCAATCTTCATACTTTGTATGTTGCACTGAAAAACCATTGATAGCATTTCTTGCTGAGGTATCAGCCCAGAATGCCAGGCCATTGAAGGTACTTTCCAGTAAGCTATCATTCCACGCTATATTTAAAAAACTAGCCACCCGCTCCATTTCGCGGCGGGGATTTTCGTGTAACTGCTCCAATTGCACCTCTAGAAAAGGAGCATGTGGATACTTTCTTTGAACAGTGGTCCATCCAACTAATTGATGCTTATAATGTGTACGATAATCAGTGTTTAAAACCGACATGTAGGCTTCACGTAGACGGGCATCGCTGCTGTTTTTACTAGCCATAGTCCTTGCTGCCCTAATGTGAGAATTAAATCCTCGCAGTGGATGGCGCAACATACCCAGTGACAACATATCTGGGAAGTCAGCAAACACATTGCCAATTCGAGTCAAATCATTTGAAGAGTGCAAATGATAGAGTAAGACTTTTTTTGTGCTGATGTCTTCGCCTCGCGCTAAAGCGTATGCAAAATGTGCTGCGATGAAAAAATATTTT is a genomic window of Oligoflexia bacterium containing:
- a CDS encoding sulfotransferase, coding for MKSTIPTIEAMSKIKVVALYFWGRSGTLLMHSLLDSHPEVLNLPSLMLMSFHHEQWEEINKYNSLEQRLDAFIRLNIASFDGKQDINNCGFENLGPNKNTCLSVDQALFKKYMHEILQGISDQNSPRKYFFIAAHFAYALARGEDISTKKVLLYHLHSSNDLTRIGNVFADFPDMLSLGMLRHPLRGFNSHIRAARTMASKNSSDARLREAYMSVLNTDYRTHYKHQLVGWTTVQRKYPHAPFLEVQLEQLHENPRREMERVASFLNIAWNDSLLESTFNGLAFWADTSARNAINGFSVQHTKYEDWQDNFDTIDTLVLNGLLKKFVEKHGYGKVSRKTRLLLPLLILKPSKLELEALRKGGLLRLPFIINNILARYIFSYLYLVGYPIDCSEGYLAELERKFWKGARIFVRSLTSPEFKS